The following coding sequences are from one Limnobacter sp. SAORIC-580 window:
- the yaaA gene encoding peroxide stress protein YaaA, which yields MLVVLSPAKSLDYDTPLSVSASTQPQFVEQAAALVNILRPMSPADISELMSVSDKLGVLNATRYSEWSTKFTKKNSRPALLAFNGDVYDGFDAKTLDEDGLAFAQKHVRILSGLYGILRPLDLMQPYRLEMGTKLPNPAGKDLYAYWKQTVAPALNKELGKKDPVLVNLASDEYFKSVDTKALNARVVQPVFQDYKNGQYKIISFFAKKARGLMARYIVDQRITDVEQLKKFKVAGYAFAPKESTENTWVFRRKEA from the coding sequence ATGCTTGTAGTTCTTTCTCCCGCAAAATCGCTCGATTACGATACACCCTTGTCCGTTTCAGCCAGTACACAGCCGCAGTTTGTTGAGCAGGCCGCAGCGCTGGTGAATATTCTTCGCCCCATGAGCCCGGCCGATATTTCCGAACTCATGTCGGTCTCTGACAAGTTGGGTGTGCTTAACGCAACGCGTTACAGCGAATGGTCAACCAAGTTCACCAAAAAGAATTCGCGCCCTGCGTTGCTGGCATTCAATGGCGATGTGTACGATGGTTTTGATGCAAAAACCCTGGACGAAGACGGTTTGGCTTTTGCACAAAAGCATGTGCGTATTCTGTCGGGCCTGTATGGCATTTTGCGTCCACTCGATTTGATGCAACCCTATCGCCTTGAAATGGGCACCAAGCTGCCCAACCCTGCCGGCAAAGATCTATACGCCTATTGGAAGCAGACCGTGGCGCCGGCCCTGAACAAGGAACTCGGAAAAAAAGACCCTGTGTTGGTCAATCTGGCTTCAGATGAGTATTTCAAGTCGGTTGATACCAAGGCCTTGAACGCACGCGTGGTTCAACCCGTGTTTCAGGATTACAAAAACGGCCAGTACAAAATTATCAGTTTCTTCGCCAAAAAAGCACGTGGTTTAATGGCCCGTTACATTGTTGACCAACGCATCACAGATGTAGAGCAACTGAAAAAGTTCAAGGTGGCAGGCTACGCATTTGCACCCAAAGAATCCACCGAGAACACTTGGGTGTTTCGCCGCAAGGAAGCTTGA
- a CDS encoding RNA polymerase sigma factor encodes MKPIAPKLKITAIQRCSRANLETTRSEFELLVAKQEKRLRNFIIKHFRDENAVEDVFQQTLIEAYCCWDSFRGDAKRATWLFGIALNIIRNTARRSPQYKFHFTSDEDLELEQAEGSDPMQHCMKNEFSIKLESAIGNLPNDLRETLVLVVQHGNSYQEAADILGIPIGTVRSRISRSRAQLKSIYDLYMD; translated from the coding sequence ATGAAACCGATTGCCCCCAAGTTAAAGATCACCGCGATTCAAAGGTGCTCAAGGGCGAATCTGGAAACAACTCGCTCGGAGTTTGAATTGTTGGTTGCCAAGCAGGAAAAGCGGTTGCGCAACTTCATCATCAAACATTTTCGTGATGAAAACGCGGTCGAGGATGTATTCCAGCAAACCTTGATTGAGGCTTACTGCTGCTGGGACAGCTTTCGAGGTGATGCAAAAAGAGCGACCTGGCTGTTTGGCATTGCACTGAACATTATTCGGAACACCGCGCGCCGCTCTCCACAGTACAAATTTCATTTCACTTCGGATGAAGACCTTGAACTGGAACAAGCGGAGGGGTCTGACCCCATGCAGCATTGCATGAAAAACGAATTCAGCATCAAACTGGAATCGGCGATTGGTAATTTGCCCAACGATCTGCGTGAAACCCTGGTTTTGGTGGTTCAGCATGGCAATTCTTACCAGGAAGCGGCTGACATTCTGGGTATTCCAATTGGCACGGTGCGTTCGAGAATTTCAAGATCGCGTGCCCAATTGAAATCAATCTACGACCTGTATATGGACTGA
- the imuA gene encoding translesion DNA synthesis-associated protein ImuA produces the protein MSGVVVSSDLASIHPGVWRAHQLATDTSARIPSGFAALDQQLPGGGWPTRNLIELLLKHHGIGELRFLMPVLRKLSLEKKKLVLIGAPLLPLTPAFEQFGVALDQVHLVQTDKPQDRLWAIEQVLQSDSFGALFMWLPEEKTLCNPTVLRRLQYQATRSQGLSFVFRPIRAQIQPSPASLRLCLTAQSSNSLRVHLIKRRGPVLEQAILINLPKPQGALPDTPHSQELVRALDRPELQTIPQPTRSQITI, from the coding sequence ATGTCGGGGGTTGTTGTGTCGTCTGATCTTGCCAGCATTCACCCCGGCGTGTGGCGTGCCCACCAGCTTGCCACCGACACCAGTGCGCGTATACCCAGCGGCTTTGCTGCCCTGGATCAACAATTGCCCGGGGGTGGCTGGCCTACCCGCAACCTGATTGAACTGCTGTTAAAACACCATGGCATTGGCGAGCTTCGCTTTCTAATGCCGGTGTTGCGCAAACTATCGCTGGAGAAAAAAAAACTGGTGCTGATTGGCGCACCGCTGCTACCACTCACGCCGGCGTTTGAGCAGTTCGGTGTGGCCTTGGATCAAGTGCACTTGGTTCAAACCGACAAACCCCAAGATCGACTTTGGGCGATCGAACAGGTGCTGCAAAGCGATTCCTTCGGTGCACTTTTCATGTGGCTGCCTGAAGAAAAAACACTCTGCAACCCAACTGTGTTGCGTCGCTTGCAGTACCAGGCCACTCGTTCACAGGGTTTAAGTTTTGTATTTCGCCCCATTCGGGCACAAATACAACCCTCCCCGGCTTCACTGCGCTTGTGCCTGACGGCCCAAAGCAGCAATAGCCTGCGAGTGCATTTGATCAAACGCAGGGGGCCTGTGCTTGAGCAGGCAATACTGATCAATTTACCAAAACCGCAAGGTGCTTTACCCGACACCCCGCACTCACAGGAGCTTGTTCGTGCGCTGGATCGCCCTGAGTTACAAACAATCCCGCAACCCACGCGAAGTCAAATCACAATTTGA
- the lexA gene encoding transcriptional repressor LexA: MKGLTARQQEILDLIRDQITQFGRPPTRAEIARQLGFRSANAAEDHLQALAKKNVIALDASTSRGIRLLGEYAEGLEETASKAAERAMEQFMQLPLIGRVAAGSPILAQEHVEKQIPVDPSLFPDKPDYLLKVRGMSMKDIGIMDGDLLAVKKASTARAGQVVVARVNDDVTVKRFFQKGHVVELQAENSDFAPIEVDLRTETFAIEGLAVGLIRQGQLH; the protein is encoded by the coding sequence ATGAAAGGTTTAACTGCTCGTCAACAAGAAATTCTTGATTTAATCCGAGACCAAATTACCCAATTTGGCAGGCCACCCACTCGCGCCGAAATTGCACGGCAACTGGGATTTCGCTCAGCCAATGCAGCAGAAGATCACTTGCAGGCTCTGGCCAAAAAAAATGTCATTGCACTGGATGCCAGTACGTCACGGGGCATTCGCTTGCTGGGTGAATACGCCGAAGGTTTGGAAGAAACTGCCAGCAAGGCCGCCGAACGTGCAATGGAGCAATTCATGCAATTGCCACTTATTGGTCGTGTTGCCGCAGGCAGCCCGATTCTTGCCCAAGAACATGTGGAAAAACAAATTCCTGTTGATCCCTCTCTGTTTCCAGACAAGCCCGATTACTTGCTGAAAGTACGCGGCATGTCGATGAAAGACATCGGCATTATGGATGGCGATTTGCTGGCCGTAAAAAAAGCCAGTACTGCCAGAGCGGGCCAGGTGGTGGTTGCACGCGTGAACGACGATGTCACCGTGAAACGTTTTTTCCAGAAAGGCCATGTGGTTGAACTGCAAGCCGAGAACAGCGATTTCGCTCCCATTGAAGTCGACTTGCGAACCGAAACATTCGCAATTGAAGGTTTGGCTGTTGGTTTGATTCGCCAAGGCCAGTTGCATTAA
- a CDS encoding error-prone DNA polymerase: MNAPLHTAPPFAEALALSNFSFLKGASHPEELVQQAKLLGYSAIGITDECSLAGIVRAHQAAKECGIQLLVGAQFVFANNSAFTGQRIALIVKNKTGYTHLCRLITQARGRAAKGDYHFTRDDLADIPPGLQLLLVPDERSKENFTALLSWCAKRFTGRLHVVCNLQHRGFDRPWLLYLQALAHLHGVELMASNLPVMHSSERKNLHDVLTAIRLNCKLNDAKPFLETNAQRCLQPLQQLAQTYPHRLLQQTVTLAAQCVFSLDELRYQYPREISPEGLEPTQYLRQLVEEGAAQRYSSNVPAKVKKQIEHELQLIEELKFEAYFLTVYDIVRFARSRNILCQGRGSAANSVVCYCLHITEVNPDKMAVLFERFISRERNEPPDIDVDFEHTRREEVIQYIYKKYGRDRAALAASVVVYRPRSALRDVGKALGLGTDLIEDLAKSQDGGYSRSMSVDHMVQAGIDVRQSTVQHCVHLADELLGFPRHLSQHTGGFVIARDSLTELVPVENASMPERSVIQWDKDDLDAMGLMKVDVLALGMLSAIRMTLDELHKKPGAPRTLQAIPPEDSTAYDMMCKADTVGVFQIESRAQMGMLPRLKPRQYYDLVIQVAIVRPGPIQGGMVHPFLKRRQGLEAVNYPSDALKEALGRTQGVPIFQEQVMQVAILAAGFTPGEADALRRGMAAWKRKGGLHHFYERVVNGMLERGYTREFAESIFKQMEGFGEYGFPESHAASFALLVYASSWLKCHHPDAFLCGLLNAQPMGFYAPSQLIQDAQRHGVTVRPVDVQCSALETRLESCTGKVWPVRLGLNRVNGLKHDAAVRIVQTREQGLFESVEDLTKRARLDRGDLLALADANALEQLAGHRRQAVWQTAATETRGVRHGPNHTDLLTNTRSNETPLELPKAGELEDMLADYRATGSSLEHHPISFLRKQLAPYKIKQVEELRTYPNGRLARACGIVTHRQRPATAHGTVFLNLEDETGNVNVIVWNSLAEEQRQVLRNAQIMGVFGIWQREGEVCNLVARRLVDYTHLLAQLQTPSRDFK; this comes from the coding sequence ATGAATGCGCCATTGCACACCGCACCACCTTTTGCTGAAGCACTGGCGTTGAGTAACTTCAGTTTTTTAAAAGGTGCGTCACACCCGGAAGAACTGGTGCAACAAGCCAAACTGTTGGGTTACAGCGCCATTGGCATCACGGATGAATGTTCGCTGGCGGGCATTGTTCGTGCACATCAGGCCGCCAAGGAATGTGGTATTCAACTGTTGGTAGGCGCCCAGTTTGTGTTCGCAAACAACAGTGCATTTACCGGCCAGCGCATTGCCTTGATAGTGAAAAACAAAACCGGCTACACCCACTTGTGCAGGCTGATTACCCAGGCCCGTGGCCGTGCAGCCAAAGGCGACTACCACTTCACCCGTGACGACCTTGCTGATATTCCACCCGGACTTCAATTGCTGCTGGTGCCCGACGAACGCAGCAAGGAAAATTTTACTGCCTTGTTAAGTTGGTGTGCCAAACGTTTCACTGGCCGCTTGCATGTGGTGTGCAATTTGCAGCACCGTGGATTCGACAGGCCATGGCTGCTATACCTGCAGGCATTGGCCCACTTGCACGGTGTTGAACTCATGGCCAGTAACTTACCAGTTATGCATTCAAGTGAACGAAAAAATCTGCATGACGTGCTAACTGCCATTCGCTTGAACTGCAAGCTGAACGACGCCAAGCCATTTCTGGAAACGAATGCACAACGGTGTCTGCAACCTTTGCAGCAACTTGCCCAAACTTACCCGCACCGTTTGCTGCAACAAACTGTAACGCTGGCCGCACAGTGTGTATTTTCACTGGATGAGTTGCGCTACCAATACCCCCGTGAAATAAGCCCAGAAGGCCTGGAACCTACACAATACTTGCGTCAACTTGTAGAAGAAGGCGCTGCCCAACGCTACAGCAGCAATGTACCTGCCAAAGTTAAAAAACAAATTGAACATGAATTACAGCTGATTGAGGAACTGAAATTTGAGGCCTACTTTTTAACGGTTTACGACATTGTCCGTTTTGCGCGTTCCCGCAATATTTTGTGCCAGGGCCGTGGGTCTGCTGCCAATTCGGTGGTGTGTTATTGCCTGCACATTACCGAAGTCAACCCCGACAAAATGGCCGTGCTGTTCGAGCGTTTTATCAGCCGGGAACGCAACGAGCCACCCGACATTGACGTGGACTTTGAACACACGCGCCGCGAAGAAGTGATTCAATACATTTACAAGAAGTATGGTCGCGACCGGGCCGCACTGGCCGCCAGCGTGGTGGTGTACAGGCCCCGCTCAGCATTGCGGGATGTGGGAAAAGCCTTGGGATTGGGTACAGATTTGATTGAAGATTTGGCCAAATCGCAAGATGGCGGTTACAGCCGTAGCATGAGCGTGGATCACATGGTGCAGGCAGGCATTGATGTTCGCCAAAGCACTGTGCAGCATTGCGTGCATTTGGCCGATGAACTGCTGGGGTTTCCGCGGCACTTGTCGCAACACACAGGCGGCTTTGTGATTGCACGCGATAGCCTGACTGAACTGGTGCCAGTGGAAAATGCCTCCATGCCAGAGCGCAGCGTCATTCAGTGGGACAAGGACGACTTGGACGCCATGGGCTTGATGAAGGTAGACGTTCTTGCACTTGGCATGTTGAGCGCCATTCGAATGACGTTGGACGAGTTGCACAAAAAACCCGGTGCCCCCAGAACCCTGCAAGCCATACCACCCGAAGACAGCACGGCATACGACATGATGTGCAAGGCCGACACCGTGGGTGTTTTTCAAATTGAAAGCCGTGCGCAAATGGGCATGCTTCCCCGCCTAAAACCCCGGCAGTACTACGACCTCGTGATTCAGGTGGCGATTGTGCGCCCCGGCCCCATTCAAGGCGGCATGGTGCACCCGTTTTTAAAACGCAGACAGGGCTTAGAAGCAGTGAACTACCCTTCTGATGCCTTGAAAGAGGCACTGGGCCGTACCCAAGGTGTTCCTATTTTTCAGGAACAAGTGATGCAGGTTGCAATTCTGGCTGCTGGCTTTACACCAGGCGAGGCCGATGCATTGCGCCGCGGAATGGCCGCATGGAAACGCAAAGGCGGCCTGCACCATTTTTACGAGCGAGTGGTGAACGGCATGTTGGAGCGTGGTTACACCCGTGAGTTTGCAGAAAGTATTTTCAAACAAATGGAAGGCTTTGGCGAATATGGTTTTCCGGAAAGCCATGCCGCCAGTTTCGCCTTGTTGGTGTATGCATCGTCCTGGCTGAAATGCCACCACCCGGATGCATTTTTATGTGGTTTGCTCAACGCGCAACCCATGGGTTTCTATGCGCCTTCACAGCTGATTCAAGATGCACAACGACATGGCGTGACAGTACGGCCCGTGGATGTGCAGTGCAGCGCCCTTGAAACCCGACTGGAAAGCTGCACAGGTAAGGTGTGGCCTGTTCGTCTGGGTTTAAACCGAGTCAATGGCTTGAAACATGACGCTGCTGTGCGTATTGTTCAAACCCGCGAGCAAGGGCTGTTTGAAAGTGTAGAAGACTTGACCAAGCGCGCCCGGCTTGACCGCGGCGACCTGCTTGCACTGGCCGATGCAAATGCGCTTGAGCAACTGGCAGGGCACCGCCGCCAGGCCGTGTGGCAAACCGCAGCAACTGAAACAAGGGGCGTTCGGCACGGCCCAAACCACACAGACCTGCTGACCAACACCCGCAGCAATGAAACACCGCTTGAATTGCCCAAAGCCGGTGAACTGGAAGACATGCTGGCCGATTACCGCGCCACAGGTTCAAGCCTGGAACACCACCCTATTTCATTTTTGCGCAAGCAACTGGCACCGTACAAAATAAAGCAGGTTGAAGAATTGCGCACTTACCCCAACGGCAGGCTGGCAAGGGCCTGTGGCATTGTGACACACCGACAACGCCCGGCCACTGCGCACGGCACCGTGTTTTTAAATCTTGAAGATGAAACAGGCAATGTGAATGTAATTGTGTGGAACAGCCTAGCCGAAGAACAGCGACAGGTGCTGCGCAATGCGCAAATTATGGGGGTGTTTGGTATTTGGCAGCGCGAAGGTGAAGTGTGCAATTTGGTGGCACGCAGGCTGGTGGATTACACCCACCTGCTTGCGCAACTGCAAACGCCGTCGCGAGACTTCAAGTAA
- a CDS encoding peptidoglycan DD-metalloendopeptidase family protein yields the protein MKRGALTRTPLLGYTRALAVGFATLTFLAACTTTGNQAPVVDRLPSRSTDTAVATDGVYTVKAGDTLYSIALDFGLDWRELARSNNLSDPSKLSIGQKLRVTGAPGAVAAGASGASTVEDTGVEVTPITPAGGAKPVEATPAPEIKPPAPVAVTLGFIWPHPGEIIQGYKAGVNKGIDLAAKVGDPVIASQAGRVVYSGNALRGYGNLIILKHDNNLLTAYAHNKTLLVKEGEPVTKGQKIAEAGQSDSDRPKLHFEVRKQGKPVDPMDYLPAR from the coding sequence ATGAAACGTGGCGCATTAACCAGAACCCCATTGCTGGGTTACACACGTGCATTGGCAGTTGGGTTTGCAACACTGACCTTCCTGGCCGCCTGTACAACAACGGGTAACCAGGCCCCGGTGGTCGATCGTTTGCCCTCCCGTTCTACTGACACCGCAGTGGCCACCGACGGTGTTTACACCGTCAAAGCTGGCGATACCCTGTACAGCATTGCGCTTGATTTTGGTCTGGATTGGCGTGAGCTGGCGCGGTCCAACAATTTGAGTGATCCCAGCAAGCTAAGCATTGGTCAAAAGCTGCGTGTGACGGGTGCGCCTGGTGCTGTCGCGGCTGGTGCATCTGGGGCAAGCACTGTTGAAGACACTGGCGTTGAAGTAACCCCGATTACTCCTGCTGGCGGTGCAAAACCGGTCGAGGCCACACCAGCACCGGAAATCAAGCCGCCGGCTCCCGTTGCTGTTACTTTGGGTTTTATTTGGCCGCATCCAGGTGAAATTATTCAAGGGTACAAAGCGGGTGTGAACAAGGGTATTGACCTTGCTGCCAAAGTGGGTGACCCCGTAATTGCCTCTCAGGCGGGGCGTGTCGTGTATTCAGGCAACGCGCTGCGCGGTTATGGCAACTTGATTATCCTGAAACACGACAACAACTTGTTGACCGCCTATGCCCACAACAAAACCTTGTTGGTGAAAGAAGGTGAGCCTGTCACCAAGGGCCAGAAAATTGCGGAAGCAGGGCAGTCCGATTCTGATCGCCCCAAACTGCACTTCGAAGTGCGCAAGCAAGGCAAACCTGTTGACCCGATGGATTACCTCCCGGCCCGTTAA
- the surE gene encoding 5'/3'-nucleotidase SurE has protein sequence MTIPHILISNDDGYSAPGILALHGALLERFGNTVHLEVMAPEQDRSGVSNALTLDRPLTVRKAANGFRYVNGTPTDCVHVAVTGLLERRPDLVVSGINNGANMGDDTIYSGTVAAAMEGFQCGLPAIAFSLAGKGYAHLDSAARVAAEIVERFLNNKLGLEHCLLNVNIPPIPYDDMQGYECTRLGKRHHAEPVIPTQNPKDETVYWIGPPGGAKDAGPGTDFYAVKQGKISISPLKADLTHTEQMKTLADWL, from the coding sequence TTGACCATTCCACATATTCTGATCAGCAACGACGATGGTTACAGTGCCCCCGGCATTTTGGCCTTGCATGGCGCTTTGCTTGAACGATTTGGCAACACCGTTCACCTGGAGGTGATGGCACCCGAGCAAGACCGCTCGGGCGTGTCCAATGCCCTCACACTTGACCGGCCGCTTACAGTACGCAAAGCCGCCAACGGATTTCGTTATGTGAATGGCACCCCCACCGATTGCGTGCATGTGGCGGTGACTGGTTTGCTGGAACGTCGCCCGGATCTCGTGGTGTCTGGCATCAACAACGGCGCCAACATGGGCGACGACACCATTTATTCAGGCACTGTGGCAGCCGCCATGGAAGGCTTTCAGTGTGGTTTGCCCGCGATCGCTTTTTCGCTGGCTGGCAAAGGTTATGCGCACCTGGACAGCGCAGCCCGCGTGGCGGCTGAAATTGTTGAGCGCTTCCTGAACAACAAACTTGGTTTGGAACATTGCCTGCTGAATGTGAACATTCCCCCGATTCCTTACGATGACATGCAAGGTTACGAATGCACCCGTTTGGGCAAGCGCCACCATGCCGAACCCGTGATTCCCACCCAGAATCCCAAAGATGAAACCGTTTACTGGATTGGCCCACCCGGCGGTGCCAAAGATGCTGGCCCAGGCACCGATTTTTATGCGGTCAAGCAGGGTAAAATTTCGATCAGTCCTTTGAAAGCTGATTTAACGCACACCGAACAAATGAAGACCCTGGCCGATTGGCTGTAA
- a CDS encoding DNA topoisomerase IV subunit B, producing MSQYQESSIRVLKGLEPVKQRPGMYTRTDCPLHIIQEVIDNAADEALGGFGTRITVTIHTDGSVSVQDEGRGIPIGLHPEEKVPVIELVFTRLHAGGKFNKADGGAYRFSGGLHGVGVSVTNALSTRLEVSAVRDKQVGTLVFSGGDVIEPLKVRPQTSSDPKKGTTVRVWPDPQYFDSAVLPLNEMDRLLRSKAVLLKGVEVVLVSEKTGEAKRWKFDDGLRGFLKEELLDRELVAPMFSGDLSVDVLRDEGFAEGEGAAWALAFVAEGAPVRESYVNLIPTSAGGTHESGLREAVFQAIKAFCEMHSLMPKGIKLMPDDIFSKANFVLSAKVLDPQFQGQIKERLNSRDAVRLVSSLVKPAFELWLNQHVEDGKKIAELAIKQAQARSRAAQKVEKRKSSSVAILPGKLTDCESTDITLNEVFLVEGDSAGGSAKMGRDKEFQAVLPLRGKVLNAWETDKDRLFANQEIHDIAVAIGVDPHGVNDNPDLSGLRYGKICILSDADVDGSHIQVLLLTLFYKHFPALIRSQNLYVARPPLFRVDVPAQGKKPARKLYCLDEAELYAVQDKLGKEGVKEANIKISRFKGLGEMNAEQLWETTLNPDTRRLLPVTLGSMDVPETNAMMHMLMGRTESGARRTWLEDKGNLVEVDI from the coding sequence ATGAGCCAGTACCAAGAATCGTCCATCCGTGTCCTTAAAGGGCTAGAGCCAGTCAAGCAGCGCCCCGGCATGTACACCCGCACCGATTGCCCCTTGCATATTATTCAAGAGGTGATCGACAACGCAGCCGACGAGGCCTTGGGGGGGTTCGGTACGCGCATCACGGTGACCATTCACACCGATGGCAGTGTCTCGGTGCAGGACGAAGGGCGGGGCATTCCGATTGGTCTTCACCCCGAAGAAAAGGTGCCGGTTATTGAGCTGGTGTTTACCCGCCTGCATGCCGGCGGCAAATTCAACAAGGCCGATGGTGGCGCTTATCGCTTCTCAGGCGGCCTGCACGGTGTGGGTGTGTCAGTAACCAACGCCCTTTCAACCCGGCTTGAGGTGAGTGCGGTACGCGACAAGCAGGTGGGCACACTGGTGTTCAGCGGTGGCGATGTAATCGAACCCCTCAAAGTACGCCCGCAAACTAGCAGCGATCCGAAAAAGGGTACCACCGTGCGTGTGTGGCCCGACCCCCAGTACTTTGATTCCGCTGTATTGCCCTTGAACGAAATGGACCGCCTGTTGCGCAGCAAGGCCGTGTTGTTGAAAGGTGTCGAGGTGGTGTTGGTTTCTGAGAAAACCGGTGAAGCCAAGCGCTGGAAATTCGATGACGGACTACGTGGTTTTTTAAAGGAAGAGTTGCTCGACCGTGAACTGGTGGCTCCCATGTTCAGCGGCGACCTGAGCGTTGATGTACTTCGCGATGAAGGTTTTGCAGAAGGCGAGGGTGCAGCCTGGGCCCTGGCTTTTGTGGCGGAGGGTGCACCCGTGCGTGAAAGCTATGTGAACCTGATTCCGACTTCTGCTGGTGGTACACATGAATCGGGTTTGCGCGAAGCAGTGTTTCAGGCCATCAAGGCATTTTGTGAAATGCACTCGCTGATGCCCAAAGGCATCAAGTTGATGCCTGATGACATCTTTTCCAAGGCGAATTTCGTGTTGTCGGCCAAAGTGCTCGACCCGCAGTTTCAGGGACAAATCAAGGAACGCCTGAACAGCCGCGATGCAGTGCGTTTGGTGTCTTCGTTGGTGAAGCCTGCATTTGAATTGTGGTTGAACCAGCACGTGGAAGACGGCAAAAAAATTGCTGAACTGGCCATTAAACAGGCGCAAGCCCGTTCACGTGCAGCGCAGAAAGTCGAGAAACGAAAAAGCTCTTCAGTGGCCATTTTGCCAGGCAAGCTGACCGACTGTGAAAGCACCGACATTACACTGAATGAGGTGTTTCTGGTTGAGGGTGATTCTGCTGGTGGGTCGGCCAAAATGGGCCGTGACAAAGAATTTCAGGCCGTGTTGCCTTTGCGTGGAAAGGTGCTCAATGCCTGGGAAACCGACAAAGACCGCCTCTTTGCCAATCAGGAAATTCATGACATTGCGGTGGCCATTGGCGTGGACCCACACGGCGTGAATGACAATCCCGATTTAAGCGGTTTGCGTTACGGCAAAATTTGTATTCTTTCCGATGCTGATGTGGATGGTTCACATATTCAGGTGTTGTTGCTCACCTTGTTCTACAAGCATTTTCCTGCGCTGATTCGAAGCCAGAACTTGTATGTGGCTCGTCCACCGCTGTTTCGCGTGGATGTGCCCGCACAGGGAAAAAAGCCCGCGCGCAAACTGTACTGCCTCGACGAAGCCGAGCTTTATGCGGTGCAAGACAAACTGGGCAAAGAGGGTGTGAAAGAGGCGAACATCAAGATTTCCCGTTTTAAAGGCTTGGGTGAAATGAATGCCGAGCAGTTGTGGGAAACAACCTTGAACCCTGACACACGTCGCTTGTTGCCGGTTACCTTGGGCAGCATGGATGTGCCCGAAACCAATGCCATGATGCACATGTTGATGGGCCGCACGGAAAGTGGCGCGCGCCGCACCTGGCTGGAGGACAAAGGCAATTTAGTGGAAGTGGATATTTAA
- a CDS encoding protein-L-isoaspartate(D-aspartate) O-methyltransferase → MDQKPRFKPAPALITQSARKLDRIPERIGGSSLTSERARGHLVQKLKTLGIVNQRVLDVIGAVPRHLFVDEAFASRAYEDAALPIGHQQTISRPFTVARFAEYALDGRAELDNVLEVGAGCGYQAAVFASIAKRVVSIERIEALYDKALRNLKLAGFQKVKVIHGDGLVGLPAQAPFDVIIVAAAGLEIPQALLKQLKIGGRLIVPVADQNQQNLVIVDRLAVDKWHREKKDLVKFVPLLQGTRIV, encoded by the coding sequence ATGGATCAAAAGCCCCGCTTCAAGCCAGCACCTGCGCTGATTACCCAGTCTGCGCGCAAACTGGACCGCATTCCGGAACGCATCGGTGGTTCAAGCCTGACCTCCGAGCGTGCGCGTGGGCATTTGGTTCAAAAACTGAAAACTCTGGGTATTGTGAATCAGCGTGTGCTCGATGTAATTGGTGCTGTGCCGAGGCATTTGTTTGTGGACGAAGCATTTGCATCGCGAGCCTACGAAGACGCAGCCTTGCCAATTGGCCATCAGCAAACCATTTCACGGCCTTTCACCGTGGCCCGTTTTGCTGAATACGCGCTGGATGGCCGTGCAGAGCTGGACAATGTGCTGGAAGTCGGCGCGGGTTGTGGTTACCAGGCTGCGGTGTTTGCCAGCATCGCAAAGCGGGTGGTCAGCATAGAACGCATTGAGGCGTTATACGACAAGGCCCTGCGCAACTTAAAACTTGCCGGCTTTCAGAAAGTCAAAGTAATTCATGGCGATGGTTTGGTGGGGTTGCCCGCACAAGCACCGTTTGATGTCATCATTGTGGCCGCTGCGGGTTTGGAAATACCGCAAGCCTTGCTCAAGCAGTTAAAAATTGGCGGGCGCCTTATAGTGCCCGTGGCTGACCAGAATCAGCAAAATCTGGTCATTGTTGATCGTTTGGCGGTCGACAAATGGCACCGAGAGAAAAAAGACTTGGTAAAATTCGTACCCCTGTTACAAGGAACTCGCATCGTATGA